TCCAGACTTTTATTGGTTGCCGCGATAACGCGCACATCGACCTTTACCGTTTTATGGCCGCCCACCCGCTCAAAGCTCTGCTCCTGCAGAATCCGCAGAATCTTTGCCTGCGTTTTCAGGCTCATGTCTGCAATTTCGTCCAGAAACAGCGTGCCCTGATGAGCCATTTCAAATTTGCCGGTCTTGGCAGTTTCGGCACCGGTGAAGGCGCCTTTTTCGTGTCCGAAGAGTTCGCTTTCGATAAGCTCTTCGGGTATGGCGGCGCAGTTGACCGCCACCAGCGGTTTATCTTTTCTGCGCGAGCTTGCGTGAATGGAGCGTGCCGCTATTTCCTTGCCCGTGCCGTTTTCTCCCGTGATGAGCACCCATGCGTCCGTGGGGGCCACCCTGCCTATCTGGCCGCGCAGTTCCACAATGGAAGCGGAGTTTCCGGTCATTTCCACGGTGGTCGACTGGGTGAGCCGCGAGCGCAGGGCCTGATTCTCTCTGCGCAGGCGGTAATACTCCAGCGCCTTGTTGGCCGAAATGACGACTTTTTCCAGCGAGAGGGGTTTTTCGATGAAGTCGTAGGCCCCTTTTTTTATGGCGTTGACCGCGGTTTCGATGTTGCCGTGACCGGAAATCATGATCACCGGCAAAGAGGCATCGGCCGTACGCAGATTGTCCAGCACTTCCAGTCCGTCCATGCCCGGCAGCCATATATCCAGAAATATAAGGTCGGGGGGCGTTTCCGTGGCCAGTTTCAGGCCTTCTTCACCGGTTTCCGCCTCCGCTACCTCATAGCCTTCATCTTCCAGAATACCCCGCAGGGAAAAGCGGATGCCGTCTTCGTCATCAACAATAAGAACGCGCGCGTTCATGGTGTCAGGTCTCCGTCATTGTCCGCGGGATGCTCCGCGGGAGTGTCAAAGGCAAAGCCCTCGTCAAAAAGTTCCAGGCAGGCACGCACGGCGTCAGCACAGTACAGGGTACCGGCTCCGGTGCGTATTTCGTCCAGCGCGTGTGTCAGCCCCAGCGACGGGCGGTACGGCCGGTGTGAGAACATGGCCTCCACCACGTCGGCCACGGCCAGAACCCGTGATTCGGGCAGTATGTCATCTTTGCAGAGCCCCAGCGGATAGCCGCTGCCGTCCAGCCGTTCATGGTGCTGCAATACTGTCTGTGCCACCGGCCACGGAAAATCAACGCCCTTGAGGATGTCGAAGCCCACCCGCGGATGGGTGCGCATGATGTTCTGTTCAATGGCGGAAAGTGTGGCGGGCTTTGTCAGAATTTCCGAGGGAACATAAATTTTGCCGATGTCGTGCAGCAGGCCGGCCATGCGTATGCCCTGACAGCGGTGTACATCCATGCCGGTGCGGGCCGCAATGGCGCAGGCCAGACGTGCCACGCGCTGCTGGTGTCCTGCGGTGTAAGGGTCTCTTTTTTCCGAGGTCACGGCAAGGGCCATGACCGTCTGTTCAAATACCCGCTGCAGTTCGTCCAGAGCCTTTGTCAGCGATGCTTTGTCGCGGCGGCGGGTTGTCATGTCGCGCAGCACCAGCACGGTGCCCGCCCTGTCCGGGCTGTCGCCGGTGACCGTGGCCGAAATTTCCACAGGGCAGTGTCCCGATGCGTGCTGCAGTATTGCGTTGAGCGACCTGCGGCCTGTACCTGCATGGCGCAGCACCAGCCGTCGGGGGTCTGAGGCGGTTGCGTCTCCTTCCACCATCAGGCTGGCGACGGAGGCAAACACCCGTTGTTCCAGCTGTGCTGCCGAAAGGTGCAGCAGTTCCTGCGCAGCGGGGTTGCAGAACGTTATCACCCCCTGCCTGTCAATGATCATGACCGCTTCGCGTATGGAACGCAGCGTGGCGGCAAAAAGCTGCTCGCGCTCGGTGCGTTCCCGTTCCGCTGCGTGTTTGTACAGCGCCATCTCAATGCAGATGTGCAGTTCCCTGTCGTCAAACGGCTTGACAACATACCCGAACGGGCCGGTTATTTTGGCGCGCTCCAGCAGTGACGGTTCCATGAGGCCCGTAAGGTAGATGACAGGCACGTCGAACCGGTCATGCAGCAGCGCGGCCGTTTCTATGCCGTCCATCTCTCCTTCCAGCATGATGTCCATAAGGACGATATCGGGCCGCATGGCAGCGGCGGCACGCAGCGCTTCTTCGCCGGAAGGGACCGTGGACGGCGCGGGATAACCCAGCAGCTGCAGCCGGTGCGCCACGTCAAAGGCCACGACTGGTTCGTCTTCCACCAGCAGGATGGAACGAGGTGTCATGTGTTCTCCGTTCAGCTGCGCGGCAGAAACAGGTCGTCGAACGCCTGCCCCAGCGTGGGAAACCGGAATGTGAACCCTGAGGCGAGAAGCCGTGCGGGCAGAATGCGTCTGCCGCCGGTAATGAGTTCCGCTGCCATTTCGCCCAGCAGCGTTTCAAGCAGCCATGCGGGTGTGCGCAGCCACGAGGGGCGGTTGAGCGCTGTGCCGAGCTGACGGCAGAACGATTCCATGGTCACGGGGTCCGGTGCGGTAAGGTTGAAGGCGCCGTGCAGTGAACTGTCATTGATGAGGTGTCTGATGGCGCGTACCTCGTCTGCAATATGTATCCAGGATATCTCCTGCCTGCCGCTGCCCAGCGGGCCGCCGGCAACCAACCGGAAAGGCGTGACAAAACGCGGCAGAGCACCGCCATGCGTGCCCAGCACCATACCGGTGCGCAGCACCACGCGGCGCACTCCCATGGATTCGGCTTCCAGCGTCGATGCCTCCCAGCGGACGGTGGTGTCTGCCAGAAATCCGCTGCCGGGAGGGGCGTCTTCCGCCGCCAGCAGCGGGTCGGTGGGCGGCTGTGCCGAGCCGTAGTACCCTGTGGCCGAAGCCTGAACCAGAACTGCAGGGCGGGTATGAAGACGGCTGAGCGCGTCTGTGACAGCTTCACCGGCTTTTACTCTGCTGGCGACGATGCGTTCTTTCAGTTGCTGCGTCCAGCGGCCCGAAGCGATGTTTTCTCCCAGCAGGTTTACCAGCACATCACATTGCGCCTGTTCCATTATGGCGGCCAGCGCCTTGCCGCCGGCACCGTCCCACGGCACCAGCGTCACCTTGGCCGTCATGTCGGCGGGCAGGCGCTTTCTGCTTTTTTCAGGATCGCGGGTGGGTATTACCGTGGCACCGCCTTCTGCCATCATGCTTCGGGCCAGTGCCGTACCAATAAATCCTGTTCCGCCCAGTATCACTGCGTTCATGTGTGGCTCCCGGTTATGATGGATGATGACGGAACCGCATTATGTCACAGGCAGCTCCATTGTGACAATGGTTCCGCCGTCGGGGGCGGCATTTGCACGCACATAGCCTCTGTGGTCCTGTACTATGGATTTGACGATGGTCAGCCCCAGTCCGGTACCACCGCGCTTGCGGGAAAAGTAGGGTTCAAACAGGCGCGAGCGTTCTTCCGCGCTCAGACCGGGACCGTTGTCGGCCACGTCCACCCGCACAAGGCCCAGCGCCTTGTCATGCCGCACGGTTACGGTGACTGCGGGCGACTCGCGGCCCTCCAGCACTTCGGCCGCGTTGGTCATGATATTAAGCAGCGCCCGGTGCATGGCTTTTTTATCCAGATTCATGCGCGGCAGCGACTGCGGGGCGTGCATTTCCCACGTTATGCCGCTGTGGCTGGTGCGGAACATGGTCACCAGCTCGCTGAGCAGCGGCATGATGTCGCCGGGCAGAGGTTTGACCTCGGGCAGTTTGGCAAAGGCCGAAAATTCCTGCACCATCTGCTGCAACTGCTCCACCTGCCGCACGATGAGTTCTGTGCACTGCGGAAAAATAGGGTCTTCAATGTCCGGTCCGAACTTGCGCTGCAGCCGCTGAGCCGAAAGCTTGATGGGGGTGAGCGGGTTTTTGATCTCGTGGGCTATGCGCCGCGCCACTTCGCGCCATGCCGCCATGCGCTGCATTTTTTCCAGTTCGGTGATGTCTTCAAACACGGCCACCAGCCCGTTGTAGTCGCCCTGCGGCGTGGGCAGCCCCACAGCGTTCACCAGCAGCTTCCATTCATAGTCGCCTGCGCGCAGCGTCATCTGGCGCTGCCACTGCGATTCGGGAGAAGCCTTGAACTGCCGCACCATTTCGCGGAACATGCGGGAGTGTTCTCCGGAAAGCAGGTCCCCCGGGCGCGAGCCGAGAAGCGGGCGCGGATCGATGGAAAACATGGCTCCCGCCGCTTTGTTCATGGTGCTGATGCGGCCTTCGGCGTCCAGCGAAACCACGCCGGCGGCGATGTTGTCCAGTACGGCCTCGATGTACCGTGTGCGCTGTTCTTTTTCTTCGTTCTGCGCCGCCAGCATCAGGTTGGCATCCGTCAGGCGGCTGCGGCTCATTTCCAGGTCTTCCGTCATGCGGTTGAACGACTGCACCAGCACACCCAGTTCATCTGTCGAGCTGTCTTCCAGCCGTACAGTCAGGTCGCCGCGGGCAATGCGCTCCGTACCTTCCGCCAGCGCCATGATGGGGGCCGTCAGTTCCTTTGATAGCCTGAACCCGAACCACATGGCCCCGAGAATGATCAGCAGGGTAAGCACCCCGAGAATGAAATACAGTGTGACTTTGAGCGGATGTTTCAGAGTTTTGAGTTTTTTGTATTCGTCAAAACCGCGCACCACTCTGTCGAGCTTGTACATGAGGCCCTGACCGATGTTTTCGACCAGCACCAGATACCCTGTTCTGCCGTCGTCCACCGGCAGCACTCCCACGGCATAGTCCGCCTCCTGCCCGGGCCACAGCAGTGACCAGTAACGGGGCTGCGCTTCCAGACTGTCCCAGTCTATGCGGGCTTTGGTTTCGGCCCACAGTGCGGCTGCGCTGGCATCGCCGTGCCAGTTCTGCTCGCTTCTGTCGGTGCGCAGCACACCCACCAGCAGCAGATTGTACTCCTGCTGTTTTTTCTGGAGATAGGCATCCATGCTTTTTCCGCCCCAGGCAAACCGGCGTTCGATGATTTCCTTTACGATGAAATCGCCGCGCTGGTTCAGCCTGTCACGGGTTGTGCTGTATAGTGTCTGCCCCACGTCCAGCGCCATTTCCATGGACGTTTCCACCTGACTTTTGAACCAGTAGTCCACGGACGTCTGCACAAAGCGCGCACTGACCACAAACATGAGCACGGTGGGAAAAAGAGAAAGCGACATGAAGGCCAGCACCAGCCGTGTGCGCAGCCGCGACCCCAGCACTCTGCGGCGGCGTTCCAGTATCAGCTTGACGCCGTTGCGCACCACTATGAACAGCACCAGCAGCAGCAGAATGAAGTTGAGATTGAAAAGCGCGAGGAAAAAGTAGGAATCAACGCCGAGGTACGTCAGTTCAACCCAGGTGAGGATAATGACGGCAAGAAAAGCCACGGCGGCAAGAAGGAGTTCACGCTGGCGGCGTTTGCGTTCACGCGTGTCCGCCACGCTTACCCGTATGGTGCTCTGTTCGTCTGTCATGGCGGGCGTGGTCTAGAAGGTGAAAGTCATCGAATAGCTGATGGGCGGGGCGACATCCCACGACCAGAAAAAAAGCGTTTTGGAAAGCCAGGGCGGTACATCGGCATGGCGCAGGGTCACATCCAGCGCGACAACGTACTCGCGGTCGTGTTCCAGCGTGTTGAGCCTGCACAGCGGCAGCACCATACGGCTCCATGTGGAGTCAAGCAGCGCCTTGAGTGATTTATTCCTGTTGGGGGCTTTTCTGTCCGGTTCCGTCAGTATGAATTCCCGGGTGAGCGGGTCCATCTGCAGGGTGGACAGGCCTTCTATGGAAACCAGCGAGCCGCGGGGGATAAAGGAACTGCGCCTGCTCAGGCTCACAGTGCTGGTCAGGTTGATGGCCGAACCTTCGCGCAGGTCGCGTTTGAGCATTTCCAGATCACTGACGCTGACCCCGAACCGCAGCACCAGTTTGTCATCCACCGTATCCAGCACAAAGCTGTCCAGTTCGAGCTGCTGGGCGGCGGAAGGACGTGTGTCTTCTGCCGCCGCCTGCGCGCCGGTGCACAGGCCGATGGCGGCCGTCAAGGTCAGAATCAGACAAAGGAATATGGAGCGGATGTGCAGTCGCATGAGCCGTCTGTGCGTTGGGGTTACTGAGGCATGGGGAAGCCTGCCCGGATATTGTTCTTCGCACACGGGTGCCATGTTTGGCAAGCCGGGGCTGTACCTGTTGTATCACAGGTGTGCGGGCATCCGTCTTTCCGGCACGGCGCAGCCGCTGCGGCAGAAAAAAACGTGACTGTCCGGCTGAAACTGAAAGCATACCGGCGACTTGCGGCTGCACAAAAAAAGCCCCCGCCGGAGCGGGGGCTTTGGTATCTGCAGGGTGGAAAAGACGGTTAGTCTTCCACAACGGGCTGGGGTGCACCCACCAGCTCTTCAAGGAATCTGTCGGGGCGTTCTTTCTGTTCGGGAACCGAGATGTCGGAGTGTACATACTCGCGGTATCCGGTGCCGGCGGGAATGAGACGGCCCACGATGACGTTTTCCTTCAGGCCGCGCAGGTGGTCGTTCTTTCCGCGCAGCGAAGCTTCTGTAAGCACCTTGGTGGTTTCCTGGAAGGAAGCCGCCGAGATGAACGAAGACGTGGTCAGCGATGCCTGCGTGATACCGAGAACCAGCGGCTCGGCGGTGGCCGGAGTGCGGCCTTCCTCGATGGCTTTCTGGTTTTCGATGCGGAACTCGGCCTTGTCGACCTGTTCTCCCACAAGGAAGCTGGTCTGACCGGGGTCGAGCACGGTCACTTTTTTCAGCATCTGGCGCACGATGACTTCGATGTGCTTGTCGTCAATGCCGACGCCCTGGAAGCGGTACACATCCTGAATTTCTTCGACAAGGTAGTTGGCAAGGTATTTTTCGCCCTTGACGCCCAGAATGTCGTGGAGTTCGGGATGACCTTCGGTCAGCATTTCGCCTGCTTCCACAAAGTCGCCGTCGGTGACGGTGATGTGCTTGCCCTTGGGTACGAGATATTCTTTCTCGTCACCGGTTTCAGGGGTGACAACAAGCTTGCGTTTACCCTTGGTTTCACCGGCAAAGGTGACAATGCCGTCGATCTGCGAAACCACGGCCATATCTTTGGGTTTGCGCACTTCAAAGAGTTCGGCAACGCGGGGCAGACCACCGACGATGTCCTTGGTTTTGGAGCTTTCACGCGGCTTACGGGCGATGATGTCGCCTGCGGTGATCTCCTGACCGTCGCGCACCATCAGAATGGCGCCCACCGGCAGCGAATAGCTGGCCGGAATGTTCGATTCGGGACGCGTTTTCACCACGCCGTCGGCATCGCACAGGGCGACGGCCGGCCGGAAGTTGGTGGTACGGTATTCGATAATGGTCTGGGTGGTCATCTGGGTTGCTTCGTCGGCTTTTTCCTGAACGGTCTTGCCTTCGATGATGTCCGTGAACTTGACCAGACCGTCCACTTCCGAAACGAACGGTTCGTTGAAGGGGTCCCACTCGGCGAGCAGCTGGCCCTTCTTCACTTCCTGTCCTTCTTCCACGTGCAGTTTTGCACCGGAAGGCAGTACGTATTTTTCGCGCTCGCGGCCCTGTTCGTCCACAATGCCTACCTGACCGGATTTGCCCATGACCATGTGCTGGCCGTCTTTGTTGCGGACGGATTTGACACGGTACAGAACGGCACGGCCGGTGTGCTGCGCCTGAATGTTCGAACGTTCGATTTCGCGCGATGCCGTACCGCCGATGTGGAAGGTACGCATGGTAAGCTGCGTGCCCGGCTCGCCGATGGACTGTGCGGCGATGATGCCCACGGTCTCACCGATGTTGACCACATGCCCGCGGGCAAGGTCGCGGCCGTAGCACATGGCGCACACGCCCCTGTCGGAGCGGCAGGTAAGTGCCGAACGGATATGCAGGGAGTTGATGCCTGCCTCGTCCAGCTTTTTGGCCACGTTTTCATCAATAAGCGTGTTGGCCGGGAAGAGCACCTCGTTGGTTTCCGGGTCGGTCACCGGATACAGCGTGACGCGGCCCAGCACACGTTCTGCAAGGCGCATCTTGATGTCGCCGCCCTTGATAAGGTGGCCCACTTCCAGCCCGTCGACGGTGCCGCAGTCGTGTTCGCTGATGATGACATCCTGAACGACGTCAACCAGACGACGGGTAAGGTAACCGGAGTTCGCGGTTTTAAGCGCGGTATCCGCCAGACCCTTACGTGCGCCGTGCGTGGAGGTGAAGTACTGCAGCACGGACAGACCTTCACGGAAGCACGAGGTGATCGGGGTTTCGATAATTTCACCGGAAGGCTTGGCCATAAGACCACGCATACCGGCCAGCTGACGCATCTGGTCCTGGTTGCCTCGCGCACCGGAGTTGGACATCATGAAGATGGGGTTGAAGCTCTGGTTCAGCTCTTCTTTGCCCGTCTTTTCGTCGCGCATGACATCGTAGGAGATCTCTTTGATCATTTCCTGCGAGATGTCCTGCGTGGCTTTGGTCCACACGTCCACAACCTTGTTGTACTTTTCCGTGCGGGTGATGATACCGTCGCGGTACTGGCGTTCGATGTTGTCCACTTCCGCCTGCGAGTCGGCCAGAATGCCCTTCTTGCTTTGGGGAATGGTCATGTCCTTGACGCCGATGGTCACACCGGCACGGGTGGCGAATTCGTAGCCGATATCCTTCAGGCGGTCGCACAGCAGTACCGTGGCCTTGGTGCCGGCGTCGCGGTAAGCATTGCCCACCAGCCGCGCGATGTTCTTTTTGGTCAGAACGGTGTTCACCAGATCAAAGTGCACGCCTTCGGGCAGTACTTCGCCCACCATGATACGGCCGGGAGTGGTGTTCAGCAGACGGCCGTCGGGCATGCGCACCTTGATGCGCGCGTGCAGAGAAATGCTGCCGGCATCGTATGCGGCCACCACTTCCCACGGTGCGCAGAAAGCCATGCCTTCGCCTTTTTCAAACGAACGCTCAACCGTCATGTAGTACAGCCCGAGGACGATGTCCTGCGAGGGCACGATGACGGGAGTGCCGTTTGCCGGCGAAAGAATGTTGTTGGTGGACATCATGAGCACGCGGCATTCAATCTGTGCTTCCACAGAAAGCGGCACGTGGACGGCCATCTGGTCACCGTCAAAGTCGGCGTTGTAGGCGGCGCAGACCAGCGGATGCAGCTGGATTGCCTTGCCTTCCACCAGCAGCGGTTCAAATGCCTGAATGCCCAGACGGTGCAGCGTGGGCGCACGGTTGAGCAGAATGGGGTACTCGCGCACCACTTCTTCAAGAATGTCCCACACGACCAGTTCTTCGCGTTCCACCATTTTCTTTGCAGATTTGATGGTGGAGGCCAGTCCCCTTTCTTCCAGTTTGGAGTAGATGAAGGGCTTGAAGAGTTCGAGGGCCATCTTTTTGGGCAGACCGCACTGGTGCAGTTTAAGCTTGGGACCGACAACAATGACCGAACGGCCGGAGTAGTCGACACGCTTGCCCAGCAGGTTCTGACGGAAACGGCCCTGTTTACCCTTGATCATGTCGGAAAGGGACTTGAGGGGGCGGCCGTTGGTGCCGGTGATGGCGCGGCCGCGGCGGCCGTTGTCGAACAGGGCGTCAACCGATTCCTGCAGCATGCGCTTTTCGTTGCGGATGATGATATCGGGCGCACCCAGTTCCATCAGACGCTTGAGGCGGTTGTTGCGGTTGATGACGCGGCGGTACAGGTCGTTCAGGTCGGAAGTGGCAAAACGTCCGCCGTCCAGCGGTACAAGAGGACGCAGCTCGGGCGGAATGACGGGAACAACTTCCATCACCATCCACTCGGGCTTGTTGTCGGACTCAAGGAACGCTTCGACGATTTTCAGGCGCTTGGTCAGCTTTTTCTTTTTGGTCTGCGAACGGGTGCTCTGCGATTCTTCGCGCAGTTCGGCCCGCAGTGCCTCAAGATTCAGTTCTTCCAGCAGCGAGCGGATGGCTTCTGCACCCATGCCCACCACCAGAGCGTCTTCGCCGTAATGGTCGATGATCTGAAGATACTGGTCTTCGGAAATGACCTGCAGCTTGGCAAGACTGGTGGAACCGGGGTCAAGCACGATGTAGGAATCGAAGTAGAGCACCTTTTCCAGATCGGCCATGGTCATGTCGAGCAGGGTGCCGATTTTGGAAGGCAGAGTCTTGAGGAACCAGATATGCGCCACAGGCGCGGCCAGTTCTATGTGACCCATGCGCTCGCGGCGCACCTTTGAGGCGATAACTTCAACGCCGCATTTTTCACACACGATACCGCGGTGCTTCATGCGCTTGTATTTACCGCAGTTACACTCGTAGTCCTTTACGGGGCCGAAAATCTTTGCGCAGAAAAGACCGTCACGTTCCGGCTTGAACGTACGGTAGTTGATGGTCTCGGGCTTTTTCACTTCGCCGTAGGACCATTCGCGAATGCTTTCCGGCGAGGCAATGGAAATCTGCATTGCCTTCAGATTGCGGATGTTTGTCTGGCCGGCAGCGGTTCCGCGCATGGAGAACAG
Above is a window of Oleidesulfovibrio alaskensis DSM 16109 DNA encoding:
- a CDS encoding sigma-54-dependent transcriptional regulator; protein product: MNARVLIVDDEDGIRFSLRGILEDEGYEVAEAETGEEGLKLATETPPDLIFLDIWLPGMDGLEVLDNLRTADASLPVIMISGHGNIETAVNAIKKGAYDFIEKPLSLEKVVISANKALEYYRLRRENQALRSRLTQSTTVEMTGNSASIVELRGQIGRVAPTDAWVLITGENGTGKEIAARSIHASSRRKDKPLVAVNCAAIPEELIESELFGHEKGAFTGAETAKTGKFEMAHQGTLFLDEIADMSLKTQAKILRILQEQSFERVGGHKTVKVDVRVIAATNKSLEDEIAAGRFREDLYYRLRVIPLVVPPLRQRGDDVMLLIGEFMNRMTAEHGFRPVTFAPDACSALLCYHWPGNVRELKNFVERMLIMHSGQTVTAAMLPPEYRCAGAGIMPQPCTAGPSDGMIPEGVMDFKAARTAFEARFLEAKLQEFGGNITRLAEAIGLERSYLYRKLKSYNIQTPE
- a CDS encoding TIGR01777 family oxidoreductase gives rise to the protein MNAVILGGTGFIGTALARSMMAEGGATVIPTRDPEKSRKRLPADMTAKVTLVPWDGAGGKALAAIMEQAQCDVLVNLLGENIASGRWTQQLKERIVASRVKAGEAVTDALSRLHTRPAVLVQASATGYYGSAQPPTDPLLAAEDAPPGSGFLADTTVRWEASTLEAESMGVRRVVLRTGMVLGTHGGALPRFVTPFRLVAGGPLGSGRQEISWIHIADEVRAIRHLINDSSLHGAFNLTAPDPVTMESFCRQLGTALNRPSWLRTPAWLLETLLGEMAAELITGGRRILPARLLASGFTFRFPTLGQAFDDLFLPRS
- a CDS encoding DUF4390 domain-containing protein, with product MRLHIRSIFLCLILTLTAAIGLCTGAQAAAEDTRPSAAQQLELDSFVLDTVDDKLVLRFGVSVSDLEMLKRDLREGSAINLTSTVSLSRRSSFIPRGSLVSIEGLSTLQMDPLTREFILTEPDRKAPNRNKSLKALLDSTWSRMVLPLCRLNTLEHDREYVVALDVTLRHADVPPWLSKTLFFWSWDVAPPISYSMTFTF
- a CDS encoding sensor histidine kinase; the encoded protein is MTDEQSTIRVSVADTRERKRRQRELLLAAVAFLAVIILTWVELTYLGVDSYFFLALFNLNFILLLLVLFIVVRNGVKLILERRRRVLGSRLRTRLVLAFMSLSLFPTVLMFVVSARFVQTSVDYWFKSQVETSMEMALDVGQTLYSTTRDRLNQRGDFIVKEIIERRFAWGGKSMDAYLQKKQQEYNLLLVGVLRTDRSEQNWHGDASAAALWAETKARIDWDSLEAQPRYWSLLWPGQEADYAVGVLPVDDGRTGYLVLVENIGQGLMYKLDRVVRGFDEYKKLKTLKHPLKVTLYFILGVLTLLIILGAMWFGFRLSKELTAPIMALAEGTERIARGDLTVRLEDSSTDELGVLVQSFNRMTEDLEMSRSRLTDANLMLAAQNEEKEQRTRYIEAVLDNIAAGVVSLDAEGRISTMNKAAGAMFSIDPRPLLGSRPGDLLSGEHSRMFREMVRQFKASPESQWQRQMTLRAGDYEWKLLVNAVGLPTPQGDYNGLVAVFEDITELEKMQRMAAWREVARRIAHEIKNPLTPIKLSAQRLQRKFGPDIEDPIFPQCTELIVRQVEQLQQMVQEFSAFAKLPEVKPLPGDIMPLLSELVTMFRTSHSGITWEMHAPQSLPRMNLDKKAMHRALLNIMTNAAEVLEGRESPAVTVTVRHDKALGLVRVDVADNGPGLSAEERSRLFEPYFSRKRGGTGLGLTIVKSIVQDHRGYVRANAAPDGGTIVTMELPVT
- a CDS encoding HD domain-containing phosphohydrolase, encoding MTPRSILLVEDEPVVAFDVAHRLQLLGYPAPSTVPSGEEALRAAAAMRPDIVLMDIMLEGEMDGIETAALLHDRFDVPVIYLTGLMEPSLLERAKITGPFGYVVKPFDDRELHICIEMALYKHAAERERTEREQLFAATLRSIREAVMIIDRQGVITFCNPAAQELLHLSAAQLEQRVFASVASLMVEGDATASDPRRLVLRHAGTGRRSLNAILQHASGHCPVEISATVTGDSPDRAGTVLVLRDMTTRRRDKASLTKALDELQRVFEQTVMALAVTSEKRDPYTAGHQQRVARLACAIAARTGMDVHRCQGIRMAGLLHDIGKIYVPSEILTKPATLSAIEQNIMRTHPRVGFDILKGVDFPWPVAQTVLQHHERLDGSGYPLGLCKDDILPESRVLAVADVVEAMFSHRPYRPSLGLTHALDEIRTGAGTLYCADAVRACLELFDEGFAFDTPAEHPADNDGDLTP
- the rpoC gene encoding DNA-directed RNA polymerase subunit beta', with translation MTLDDLFSMRGTAAGQTNIRNLKAMQISIASPESIREWSYGEVKKPETINYRTFKPERDGLFCAKIFGPVKDYECNCGKYKRMKHRGIVCEKCGVEVIASKVRRERMGHIELAAPVAHIWFLKTLPSKIGTLLDMTMADLEKVLYFDSYIVLDPGSTSLAKLQVISEDQYLQIIDHYGEDALVVGMGAEAIRSLLEELNLEALRAELREESQSTRSQTKKKKLTKRLKIVEAFLESDNKPEWMVMEVVPVIPPELRPLVPLDGGRFATSDLNDLYRRVINRNNRLKRLMELGAPDIIIRNEKRMLQESVDALFDNGRRGRAITGTNGRPLKSLSDMIKGKQGRFRQNLLGKRVDYSGRSVIVVGPKLKLHQCGLPKKMALELFKPFIYSKLEERGLASTIKSAKKMVEREELVVWDILEEVVREYPILLNRAPTLHRLGIQAFEPLLVEGKAIQLHPLVCAAYNADFDGDQMAVHVPLSVEAQIECRVLMMSTNNILSPANGTPVIVPSQDIVLGLYYMTVERSFEKGEGMAFCAPWEVVAAYDAGSISLHARIKVRMPDGRLLNTTPGRIMVGEVLPEGVHFDLVNTVLTKKNIARLVGNAYRDAGTKATVLLCDRLKDIGYEFATRAGVTIGVKDMTIPQSKKGILADSQAEVDNIERQYRDGIITRTEKYNKVVDVWTKATQDISQEMIKEISYDVMRDEKTGKEELNQSFNPIFMMSNSGARGNQDQMRQLAGMRGLMAKPSGEIIETPITSCFREGLSVLQYFTSTHGARKGLADTALKTANSGYLTRRLVDVVQDVIISEHDCGTVDGLEVGHLIKGGDIKMRLAERVLGRVTLYPVTDPETNEVLFPANTLIDENVAKKLDEAGINSLHIRSALTCRSDRGVCAMCYGRDLARGHVVNIGETVGIIAAQSIGEPGTQLTMRTFHIGGTASREIERSNIQAQHTGRAVLYRVKSVRNKDGQHMVMGKSGQVGIVDEQGREREKYVLPSGAKLHVEEGQEVKKGQLLAEWDPFNEPFVSEVDGLVKFTDIIEGKTVQEKADEATQMTTQTIIEYRTTNFRPAVALCDADGVVKTRPESNIPASYSLPVGAILMVRDGQEITAGDIIARKPRESSKTKDIVGGLPRVAELFEVRKPKDMAVVSQIDGIVTFAGETKGKRKLVVTPETGDEKEYLVPKGKHITVTDGDFVEAGEMLTEGHPELHDILGVKGEKYLANYLVEEIQDVYRFQGVGIDDKHIEVIVRQMLKKVTVLDPGQTSFLVGEQVDKAEFRIENQKAIEEGRTPATAEPLVLGITQASLTTSSFISAASFQETTKVLTEASLRGKNDHLRGLKENVIVGRLIPAGTGYREYVHSDISVPEQKERPDRFLEELVGAPQPVVED